One Methylobacterium sp. AMS5 genomic region harbors:
- a CDS encoding lytic murein transglycosylase: MPTPATRASLIGLALASGLLAGPARADFQSCLAGIQAQAAGAGVSAQTFRAATANIAYDDKVIELSQAQPEFKTPIWDYMSALVDEERVEDGRAAMRQHAQALANAEARYGVDRHTIAAVWGVESNFGKNLGKMPLVQSLATLACSSNRRRDFFRSELIATLKIIERGDIEASRLTGSWAGAFGQTQFMPTTYQRLAVDGDGDGRRDVVDSVADAVASTANFLRVAKWSNGQPWGYEVRLPRGFNVAAAGRKNKHAVGHWASLGVTRVDGKALTGEGPAGIIAPAGINGPAFLVTKNFDAIYSYNAAESYGLAIAVLSDRLRGRPGVQADWPTDDPPLSRAERRDLQTRLTARGYDVGEPDGKVGSKTREAIKEIERQLGMPATGRPGGKVLEALRRG; encoded by the coding sequence ATGCCGACGCCAGCCACCCGCGCCAGCCTGATCGGGCTTGCCCTTGCCAGCGGCCTTCTCGCCGGCCCCGCGCGAGCCGACTTCCAATCCTGCCTTGCCGGCATCCAGGCGCAGGCCGCCGGGGCCGGCGTCTCGGCCCAGACCTTCCGCGCCGCGACGGCCAACATCGCCTACGACGACAAGGTGATCGAGCTGTCCCAGGCGCAGCCGGAATTCAAGACGCCGATCTGGGACTACATGTCGGCGCTGGTCGACGAAGAGCGGGTCGAGGACGGGCGCGCGGCCATGCGCCAGCATGCCCAGGCGTTGGCGAACGCGGAGGCACGCTACGGCGTCGATCGTCACACCATCGCCGCGGTGTGGGGCGTCGAGTCCAATTTCGGCAAGAACCTCGGCAAGATGCCGCTGGTGCAGTCCCTCGCCACGCTCGCCTGTTCGAGCAACCGCCGTCGCGACTTCTTCCGCAGCGAACTGATCGCGACGCTGAAGATCATCGAGCGCGGTGACATCGAGGCCTCGCGGCTGACCGGCTCCTGGGCCGGCGCCTTCGGCCAGACGCAGTTCATGCCGACCACCTACCAGCGTCTCGCCGTGGACGGCGACGGCGACGGGCGGCGCGACGTGGTCGATTCGGTGGCCGACGCGGTCGCCTCCACCGCCAACTTCCTGCGCGTCGCCAAGTGGTCGAACGGGCAGCCCTGGGGCTACGAGGTGCGGCTGCCGCGCGGCTTCAACGTCGCCGCTGCGGGCCGCAAGAACAAGCACGCCGTCGGCCATTGGGCCTCGCTCGGCGTCACCCGCGTCGATGGCAAGGCGCTGACGGGGGAGGGGCCCGCCGGCATCATCGCGCCGGCCGGCATCAATGGCCCGGCCTTCCTCGTGACGAAGAACTTCGACGCGATCTATTCCTACAACGCCGCCGAGTCCTACGGGCTGGCCATCGCCGTCCTCTCGGACCGCCTGCGGGGCCGCCCCGGCGTCCAGGCCGACTGGCCGACCGACGATCCGCCGCTCTCGCGTGCCGAGCGCCGCGACCTCCAGACCCGCCTGACCGCCCGCGGCTACGATGTCGGCGAGCCGGACGGGAAGGTCGGCTCCAAGACCCGCGAGGCGATCAAAGAGATCGAGCGCCAACTCGGCATGCCGGCCACCGGGCGACCGGGCGGAAAGGTGCTGGAGGCGTTGCGGCGGGGGTAA
- a CDS encoding DUF1796 family putative cysteine peptidase has product MKRGLGAGLLNGLRRLGRRDLREPGAVNHISLGSHCHTAQILKGLDLRTWSAPFDWIFSSPGMVRDCLADDFSDLLDRRHYESTPLHERQAPNETRCRHLLYRDRYAIPFVFNHHDPAASDEDYGFLQAGVRRLRAALDRPGARNRFYLMTALPTEAATVRAIRDALTARGADNHLLMLQLHQGESRTVSVLAQEPHLDWLRIEVRSPSVGVRFADSADDAFVKGVMREHSPFPAEP; this is encoded by the coding sequence GTGAAACGGGGGCTCGGCGCGGGCCTGCTGAACGGCCTGCGCCGCCTCGGCCGGCGCGACCTCCGCGAGCCCGGTGCCGTCAACCACATCTCGCTCGGCAGCCACTGCCATACCGCGCAGATCCTGAAGGGGCTCGACCTGCGCACATGGTCGGCGCCCTTCGACTGGATCTTCTCCTCGCCGGGAATGGTCCGGGATTGTCTCGCCGACGACTTTTCCGATCTGCTCGACCGGCGCCACTACGAGAGCACGCCCCTGCATGAGCGGCAGGCGCCGAACGAGACGCGTTGCCGCCATCTCCTCTATCGGGATCGGTACGCGATTCCGTTCGTGTTCAACCACCACGACCCGGCGGCCAGCGACGAGGATTACGGCTTCCTGCAAGCCGGCGTGCGGCGGCTGCGTGCGGCCCTGGACCGGCCCGGTGCCCGCAACCGCTTCTACCTGATGACCGCCCTTCCCACCGAGGCGGCGACGGTTCGGGCGATCCGCGACGCGCTGACGGCGCGGGGTGCCGACAATCACCTCTTGATGCTCCAGTTGCACCAAGGAGAGAGCCGGACGGTGAGCGTGCTCGCGCAGGAGCCCCATCTCGACTGGCTCCGGATCGAGGTTCGTTCGCCATCGGTCGGTGTCCGCTTCGCCGATTCCGCCGATGACGCCTTCGTGAAGGGTGTCATGCGGGAGCACAGCCCATTTCCCGCGGAACCGTGA
- the rplS gene encoding 50S ribosomal protein L19, which yields MNIIEQLEREEVARLAKTIPDFEPGDTVIVNVRVKEGERTRVQAYEGVCIARNGGGLNESFTVRKISYGEGVERVFPVHSPMIDSIKVVRRGKVRRAKLYYLRDRRGKSARIVERSDRSEKAAKAQKAAAATAAE from the coding sequence ATGAACATCATCGAGCAGCTTGAGCGGGAAGAAGTTGCCCGCCTCGCCAAGACCATTCCGGATTTCGAGCCGGGCGACACGGTCATCGTCAACGTCCGCGTCAAGGAAGGCGAGCGTACCCGCGTCCAGGCCTATGAGGGCGTCTGCATCGCCCGGAACGGCGGCGGGCTCAACGAGAGCTTCACCGTCCGCAAGATCTCCTACGGCGAGGGCGTGGAGCGCGTCTTCCCCGTGCACTCCCCGATGATCGATTCGATCAAGGTGGTCCGCCGCGGTAAGGTCCGTCGCGCCAAGCTCTACTACCTGCGCGACCGCCGCGGTAAGTCGGCCCGTATCGTCGAGCGTTCGGACCGCTCCGAGAAGGCCGCCAAGGCCCAGAAGGCCGCTGCCGCGACTGCCGCGGAGTAA
- the rpsD gene encoding 30S ribosomal protein S4, whose translation MSKRIQAKHKLDRRMGQNIWGRPKSPVNRREYGPGQHGQRRKGKMSDFGTQLRAKQKLKGYYGNITEKQFRRYYAEAIRLRGDSGENLIGLLERRLDAVVYRSKFVATPFAARQFVNHGHIKVNGRRVNIPSYQVKAGDVIEVKEASRQLEIVVVASQLAERDVPDYIEVDHHKMTARVTRIPGLTEVPYPVQMEPNLVIEFYSR comes from the coding sequence ATGTCAAAACGCATCCAGGCGAAGCACAAGCTCGATCGCCGCATGGGCCAGAACATCTGGGGCCGCCCGAAGAGCCCCGTGAACCGCCGTGAATACGGCCCCGGCCAGCACGGCCAGCGCCGTAAGGGCAAGATGAGCGACTTCGGCACGCAGCTGCGCGCCAAGCAGAAGCTCAAGGGCTACTACGGCAACATCACCGAGAAGCAGTTCCGCCGCTACTACGCCGAGGCGATCCGCCTGCGCGGCGATTCCGGTGAGAACCTGATCGGCCTGCTCGAGCGCCGCCTCGACGCCGTGGTCTACCGTTCGAAGTTCGTGGCGACCCCGTTCGCGGCGCGCCAGTTCGTCAACCACGGGCACATCAAGGTCAACGGCCGCCGGGTCAACATCCCGAGCTACCAGGTCAAGGCCGGCGACGTGATCGAGGTGAAGGAAGCCTCCCGCCAGCTCGAGATCGTGGTCGTGGCTTCGCAGCTCGCCGAGCGCGACGTGCCGGACTACATCGAGGTCGATCATCACAAGATGACCGCCCGCGTCACCCGGATCCCGGGCCTCACCGAGGTGCCCTACCCCGTGCAGATGGAACCGAACCTCGTCATCGAGTTCTACTCGCGCTGA
- a CDS encoding murein L,D-transpeptidase family protein, translated as MAVRPFVAAAAVALAMTLGACQDSAMLGGASTRSLTPIPPQTLALMQTKGMSQTDPILIRAFKKEAEMEVWKRGANGQYALLKTFPICRWSGQLGPKLKQGDRQAPEGFYAITPGQMNPNSSYYLSFDVGYPNAIDRAKGGTGNYIMVHGTCSSSGCFAMTDASMSEIYAIAREAFNGGQRAFQFQSYPFRMTASNIAKFRNDPNAPFWKNLKEGSDYFETLKEEPRVAACGTKYVFGGADVAAGNCTPRVDPLVAEKRDRDSHEVAELIAKGTPATRVVYDDGGQNPVFRPQKPEGPTFASLIENEKEKEKEKELAYTAKEYGRYHLGDVSRPESLALGPNEFEVDAKGKPVLIAAADAPGPTKAAAARKEQAKEPAKPTTVVAVQEPAKAAESKAGHAKPGSAKPPRVTVADADGDVSAFSKVLGKKPGKDEKSAEVPKPETHKPETHKSEAPKAKPQAAVTTTGSLRN; from the coding sequence ATGGCTGTGCGTCCGTTTGTGGCGGCTGCTGCCGTCGCTCTGGCGATGACCCTCGGTGCCTGCCAGGACAGCGCCATGCTCGGCGGCGCTTCGACCCGCAGCCTGACACCGATTCCCCCGCAGACGCTCGCACTCATGCAGACCAAGGGCATGAGCCAGACCGACCCGATCCTGATCCGCGCCTTCAAGAAGGAAGCGGAGATGGAGGTGTGGAAGCGCGGCGCCAACGGCCAGTACGCGCTGCTCAAGACCTTCCCGATCTGCCGCTGGTCGGGCCAGCTCGGCCCCAAGCTGAAGCAGGGCGACCGGCAGGCGCCGGAAGGGTTCTATGCGATCACGCCGGGGCAGATGAACCCGAACTCCAGCTACTACCTCTCCTTCGATGTCGGCTACCCCAACGCCATCGACCGGGCCAAGGGCGGCACCGGCAACTACATCATGGTGCACGGCACCTGCTCGTCGTCGGGCTGTTTCGCGATGACCGACGCCTCGATGTCGGAGATCTACGCCATCGCCCGCGAGGCCTTCAACGGCGGCCAGCGCGCCTTCCAGTTCCAATCCTACCCCTTCCGGATGACGGCCTCGAACATCGCCAAGTTCCGCAACGACCCCAACGCGCCGTTCTGGAAGAACCTCAAGGAGGGCTCGGATTATTTCGAGACCCTCAAGGAGGAGCCGCGGGTCGCGGCGTGCGGCACCAAATACGTGTTCGGCGGGGCCGACGTGGCGGCGGGCAACTGCACGCCGCGGGTCGATCCGCTGGTCGCCGAGAAGCGCGACCGGGACAGCCACGAGGTTGCCGAACTGATCGCCAAGGGCACGCCCGCGACCCGCGTCGTCTACGACGACGGCGGACAGAACCCGGTCTTCCGCCCCCAGAAGCCGGAAGGGCCGACCTTCGCCAGCCTGATCGAGAACGAGAAGGAAAAGGAGAAGGAGAAGGAGCTCGCCTACACGGCCAAGGAATACGGCCGCTATCACCTCGGTGACGTCAGCCGGCCGGAGAGCCTCGCGCTCGGACCGAACGAGTTCGAGGTCGATGCCAAGGGCAAGCCCGTCCTGATCGCCGCCGCCGACGCCCCCGGCCCGACCAAGGCCGCCGCCGCCCGTAAGGAGCAGGCCAAGGAACCGGCGAAGCCAACGACGGTGGTCGCCGTGCAGGAGCCGGCCAAAGCGGCTGAGAGCAAAGCGGGTCACGCCAAGCCCGGCTCAGCCAAGCCGCCCCGCGTCACCGTGGCCGACGCGGACGGCGATGTGAGCGCCTTCAGCAAGGTCCTGGGCAAGAAGCCCGGCAAGGACGAGAAGTCCGCCGAGGTCCCCAAGCCCGAGACACACAAGCCCGAGACACACAAGTCCGAGGCCCCTAAGGCGAAGCCGCAGGCCGCGGTCACGACCACCGGTTCCCTGCGGAACTGA
- a CDS encoding nitronate monooxygenase: protein MTGTREFVQRLGIGVPIIQAPMVGPKAPLAVAVSAAGGLGSLACAALTPEQIRSEIAAIRRETGAPFNLNFFCHTPSAPDPTREAAWRAALVPYYEEFGLDPAAPVTMANRAPFDAAMADVVCDLRPAVVSFHFGLPAEPLLRRVRDAGCLILSSATTVREARWLAERGVDAVIAQGAEAGGHRGMFLTDAAASQIGTIALVPQIVDAVDVPVIAAGGIGDPRGVAAAFALGARAVQVGTAYLRCPEAGISAPYRAALATARDEDTALTNVPTGRPARGLLTRAVRELGPVSPLAPAFPGAAVALQPLRMAAEAAGSGEFSPLWSGQAVGLSREQPAAELTRLLASGVPQQ, encoded by the coding sequence ATGACGGGAACGAGGGAGTTCGTGCAGCGGCTCGGGATCGGCGTCCCGATCATCCAGGCGCCGATGGTGGGCCCGAAGGCGCCGCTCGCGGTCGCGGTCAGTGCGGCCGGCGGTCTGGGATCGCTTGCCTGCGCCGCGCTGACACCCGAACAGATCCGCAGCGAGATCGCCGCGATCCGCCGTGAGACGGGCGCGCCGTTCAATCTGAACTTCTTCTGCCACACGCCATCGGCGCCCGATCCGACCCGGGAGGCGGCGTGGCGCGCAGCCCTCGTCCCCTACTACGAAGAATTCGGGCTCGACCCGGCGGCGCCCGTGACGATGGCGAACCGCGCGCCATTCGATGCGGCGATGGCGGATGTCGTCTGCGACCTGCGCCCGGCCGTCGTCAGTTTCCACTTCGGGCTGCCGGCGGAGCCGCTGCTGCGGCGGGTGCGGGACGCCGGCTGCCTGATCCTGTCCTCGGCCACCACCGTGCGTGAGGCGCGCTGGCTCGCCGAGCGCGGGGTCGATGCGGTGATCGCGCAAGGCGCGGAGGCCGGCGGTCACCGCGGGATGTTCCTCACCGACGCGGCCGCCTCGCAGATCGGCACCATCGCCCTCGTGCCGCAGATCGTGGACGCCGTGGATGTGCCGGTGATCGCAGCGGGCGGCATCGGTGATCCCCGCGGCGTCGCGGCGGCCTTCGCCCTCGGCGCCAGGGCCGTGCAGGTCGGCACCGCCTATCTGCGCTGTCCCGAGGCCGGCATTTCCGCGCCCTATCGTGCGGCGCTGGCGACGGCTCGCGACGAGGACACGGCGCTCACCAACGTGCCGACCGGGCGCCCGGCCCGCGGCCTGCTCACCCGTGCCGTGCGCGAGCTCGGACCCGTCAGCCCGCTCGCTCCGGCCTTTCCCGGCGCGGCGGTGGCGCTCCAGCCCCTGCGCATGGCTGCGGAGGCGGCGGGTTCGGGCGAGTTCTCGCCGCTCTGGTCCGGGCAGGCGGTCGGTCTCTCGCGGGAACAGCCGGCGGCTGAACTGACTCGCCTGCTGGCGAGCGGCGTGCCGCAGCAATAG
- a CDS encoding acetyl-CoA carboxylase carboxyltransferase subunit alpha has translation MRSYLDFEKPVAELEAKLEELKALGQRDGAVAISEEVGRLEGKAAQALAEIYAALTPWQKTQVARHPQRPHFVDYCAGLIEEFTPLAGDRTFGEDEAIFGGFGRFRGRPVCVLGQEKGATTEARLRHNFGMARPEGYRKAVRLMETADRFGLPVLAFVDTAGAFPGIEAEERGQAEAIARSTEACLALGVPNVAVVIGEGGSGGAIAIATANTVMMLEHAIYSVISPEGAASILWRDQGRAHDAATAMKITAQDLLRLGIIDSIVPEATGGAHRDRQAALDATGDAIARALAEFEGLSRDEVRDRRAQKFLEIGRKL, from the coding sequence ATGCGCTCCTATCTCGACTTCGAGAAGCCCGTGGCGGAACTCGAGGCGAAGCTCGAGGAACTCAAGGCCCTGGGCCAGCGCGACGGCGCGGTCGCGATCAGCGAAGAGGTCGGGCGCCTGGAGGGCAAGGCGGCCCAGGCGCTCGCCGAGATCTATGCCGCGCTCACGCCGTGGCAGAAGACGCAGGTCGCGCGCCATCCGCAGCGGCCGCACTTCGTCGATTACTGCGCCGGGCTGATCGAGGAGTTCACGCCGCTGGCCGGTGACCGCACCTTCGGCGAGGACGAGGCGATCTTCGGCGGATTCGGGCGCTTCCGCGGCCGCCCGGTCTGCGTCCTCGGCCAGGAGAAGGGCGCGACCACCGAGGCGCGGCTGCGGCACAATTTCGGGATGGCCCGGCCGGAGGGCTACCGCAAGGCCGTGCGCCTGATGGAGACCGCCGACCGGTTCGGCCTGCCGGTCCTCGCCTTCGTCGACACCGCAGGCGCCTTCCCCGGCATCGAGGCCGAGGAGCGCGGCCAAGCCGAAGCGATCGCCCGCTCGACGGAAGCCTGCCTCGCGCTCGGCGTGCCGAACGTCGCCGTCGTCATCGGCGAAGGCGGCTCGGGCGGCGCCATCGCCATCGCCACCGCCAACACGGTGATGATGTTGGAACACGCCATCTACAGCGTGATCTCGCCGGAGGGCGCCGCCTCGATCCTGTGGCGCGACCAGGGCCGCGCGCATGACGCTGCCACCGCCATGAAGATCACCGCGCAGGATCTGCTGCGCCTCGGCATCATCGATTCCATCGTGCCCGAAGCGACCGGCGGCGCCCACCGCGACCGCCAGGCGGCGCTCGACGCGACCGGTGACGCCATCGCCCGGGCGCTGGCCGAGTTCGAAGGCCTGAGCCGGGACGAGGTCCGCGACCGGCGCGCGCAGAAGTTTCTCGAGATCGGCCGCAAGCTGTGA